One window from the genome of Polynucleobacter sp. MWH-Svant-W18 encodes:
- a CDS encoding linear amide C-N hydrolase, whose translation MKTFKSFGSLLLASSLIFSSIGNAVACTSLMMTDLNGNAYHGRTLEFSSIIPTAMTYFPAGTKIESVTPSGKQGKTFNTKYAILGMTAQALPTSKQVTFADGMNDHGLSFKVNWLNSTTGIPVTAEDSKLLSITDFGSWTLGNFKNVAELKAALESKETEFWLPVIKDFSPNPFPQHYNFVDKTGGNLVIEFTNNKMNVYDNPVGVMTNGPDFPWHLQNLNNYTFTNVDKNTGQLGKMPLATQDSGIALTALPSAQTSQGRFVKAAFYVNYVRKGKTPDEAMNLLAHVMNNFDRPYDLTIDGAGGSGDGIRGKGFSSEVTLWTTMSDLNRNQYYVRSINAMNFAVVDMNKLKSIKQIKSISSYDVDKAGADLFVVLNQ comes from the coding sequence ATGAAAACTTTCAAATCCTTTGGTAGTCTACTATTAGCCTCCTCTTTGATCTTCTCCTCTATAGGAAATGCGGTTGCTTGCACTTCTTTGATGATGACGGATCTTAACGGCAATGCTTACCATGGTCGAACCTTGGAATTTAGTTCGATTATCCCAACGGCGATGACCTATTTTCCCGCTGGTACAAAAATTGAGTCTGTTACACCCTCAGGCAAGCAGGGTAAGACGTTTAATACCAAGTATGCGATTTTAGGAATGACCGCCCAAGCTCTTCCTACATCCAAGCAGGTAACTTTTGCTGATGGCATGAATGATCATGGCCTCAGTTTTAAAGTCAATTGGTTAAATTCAACCACTGGAATCCCTGTTACCGCGGAAGACTCCAAACTGTTATCTATTACTGATTTCGGATCATGGACCTTGGGTAATTTTAAAAATGTAGCGGAATTAAAAGCAGCTCTTGAATCCAAAGAAACAGAATTTTGGTTGCCAGTTATAAAAGACTTTAGCCCCAATCCATTTCCTCAACACTATAACTTTGTGGATAAAACAGGAGGTAACCTAGTTATAGAGTTCACCAATAATAAGATGAATGTGTATGACAATCCTGTTGGGGTAATGACAAATGGACCTGATTTCCCATGGCATTTACAAAATCTGAACAACTATACGTTTACAAACGTAGATAAAAATACCGGTCAGTTAGGTAAGATGCCATTGGCAACTCAAGATTCTGGGATTGCTCTGACTGCATTGCCATCTGCACAAACATCACAAGGTCGTTTTGTAAAAGCAGCTTTCTATGTGAATTATGTTCGAAAAGGGAAGACTCCTGATGAAGCAATGAATCTTCTGGCCCACGTCATGAATAACTTTGATCGTCCATATGATTTAACTATTGATGGGGCTGGTGGCTCAGGTGACGGAATACGTGGCAAAGGTTTTTCAAGTGAAGTTACCTTGTGGACTACGATGAGTGATTTAAATCGTAATCAATATTATGTACGCAGTATTAATGCCATGAATTTTGCTGTGGTTGATATGAATAAGCTTAAGAGCATTAAGCAAATTAAGTCAATCTCAAGCTACGATGTAGATAAAGCAGGTGCTGATCTATTTGTTGTATTAAATCAGTAA
- a CDS encoding aspartate kinase has translation MALIVHKYGGTSMGSTERIANVAKRVAKWMRAGHQVVVVPSAMSGETNRLLGLAKEINPDANPRELDQIASTGEQVSSGLLALALMREGIDAVSYAGWQVTVHTDSAFTKARIKSIDDKKILADLKAGKAVVVTGFQGVDPDGNITTLGRGGSDTSAVAMAAALKADECLIYTDVDGVYTTDPRVCEDARRLDKITFEEMLEMASLGSKVLQIRSVEFAGKYKVKTRVLSSLTDPLMPLDIEMKSGTLITFEEDSTMEAAVISGIAFARDEAKITVLGVPDRPGIAYQILGPIADANIDVDIIIQNQSVDGKTDFTFTVPRADYQKALDLLKNTVQAHIEAKEISGDPKVSKVSVVGVGMRSHVGVASKMFRTLSEEGINILMISTSEIKISVVIDEKYMELAVRALHKAFELDQK, from the coding sequence ATGGCTTTGATTGTTCATAAATATGGTGGCACCTCCATGGGCTCAACAGAGCGCATTGCGAATGTCGCCAAACGGGTTGCCAAGTGGATGCGCGCCGGACACCAGGTGGTGGTCGTGCCTTCTGCAATGTCCGGTGAGACCAATCGCTTGCTCGGTTTAGCTAAAGAGATTAATCCCGATGCTAATCCACGTGAGTTAGATCAAATTGCTTCAACCGGAGAGCAGGTTAGCTCTGGCTTATTGGCATTGGCTTTAATGCGCGAAGGTATTGATGCGGTCAGCTACGCCGGTTGGCAAGTGACTGTGCATACAGACTCTGCCTTTACTAAAGCCCGTATTAAAAGTATTGATGACAAAAAAATTCTGGCTGACTTAAAAGCGGGTAAAGCAGTCGTCGTGACCGGATTTCAAGGAGTTGATCCCGATGGGAACATCACCACCTTGGGTCGTGGCGGTTCAGATACTTCCGCAGTAGCAATGGCTGCTGCTCTCAAAGCAGACGAGTGCTTGATCTATACCGACGTTGATGGCGTATACACAACTGACCCACGGGTTTGCGAGGATGCTCGTCGTCTCGATAAGATTACTTTTGAAGAGATGCTAGAAATGGCTAGCTTAGGCTCAAAGGTATTACAGATTCGCTCTGTGGAGTTTGCTGGTAAGTACAAAGTTAAAACCCGGGTTCTGTCTTCGCTGACAGACCCTTTGATGCCCTTAGACATTGAGATGAAGTCGGGCACCTTGATTACATTTGAAGAGGACAGCACTATGGAAGCCGCAGTTATTTCCGGCATCGCCTTTGCGCGTGATGAAGCGAAGATTACCGTTTTGGGGGTTCCTGATCGCCCAGGTATTGCTTATCAAATCTTAGGCCCAATCGCCGATGCGAACATTGATGTAGACATCATTATTCAGAATCAATCGGTTGACGGTAAGACCGACTTCACCTTTACTGTGCCACGTGCTGATTATCAAAAAGCATTGGATTTACTCAAGAACACAGTGCAAGCACACATCGAAGCAAAAGAAATCTCAGGCGATCCCAAGGTCTCTAAAGTTTCCGTTGTAGGCGTAGGTATGCGCTCTCATGTTGGCGTAGCTAGCAAAATGTTCCGTACCTTATCGGAAGAGGGCATCAATATCCTCATGATCTCTACGAGTGAAATCAAGATTTCAGTTGTGATTGACGAGAAGTACATGGAGCTAGCAGTAAGAGCCTTACATAAAGCATTTGAGCTAGACCAGAAGTAA
- the tilS gene encoding tRNA lysidine(34) synthetase TilS: MASSRKSQPSPKTVKRIAVALSGGLDSVVLLDTVCKAQTKNKSTEIYAFHIHHGLQKQADEWLIFCEKLASKYKIHFDFRLLHLAGNAEQGNIEARARAGRYEALTDLCLEYGIEDLLLAHHQNDQAETVLLQLLRGSGVAGLAGMPSDRELISPEGKITLWRPLLNQSRNELEAYAKEHKLKWVEDPSNRNSQFRRNAIRKSIIPALEKLQPEAIANLARSANLLGEAQTLLDRLATQDGKTILHKNRLQLNPLLALAKQDLPAANNVLRYWLKINALAMPSQERLCAWWRDLETVQPSAQLEWVHDEKIIRLWRGVLQIEDLKAGEWVFKAISARSKSAGLPAQWVMDAQKNGLITQVERSGAERIQIKPSTPRKTLKNLFQEGNVPPWERQAPLLYIDGDLIAVAGVGLSYPHLVHSGPRLLPEWRQKA; encoded by the coding sequence ATGGCAAGTTCAAGGAAATCACAGCCAAGTCCTAAGACAGTAAAGCGAATTGCGGTTGCCTTGAGTGGCGGCCTCGATTCGGTTGTGCTGCTTGATACAGTTTGCAAAGCGCAGACTAAAAACAAATCAACAGAGATTTACGCTTTTCATATTCATCATGGCTTACAAAAACAAGCAGATGAATGGCTGATCTTTTGTGAAAAGCTTGCAAGTAAATACAAGATTCATTTTGACTTCCGATTGCTGCATCTTGCTGGCAATGCAGAGCAGGGCAATATCGAAGCAAGGGCACGAGCCGGGCGCTACGAAGCCCTGACCGATCTGTGTTTGGAATATGGCATTGAGGACCTGCTCTTAGCGCATCATCAAAATGATCAAGCAGAAACGGTGCTCCTGCAACTTCTACGAGGCTCGGGAGTGGCTGGCTTAGCGGGCATGCCCTCAGATCGAGAGCTCATCAGCCCAGAGGGCAAGATCACCTTATGGCGACCTCTTTTAAATCAAAGCAGAAACGAGCTAGAGGCTTACGCTAAAGAGCACAAACTCAAATGGGTAGAAGATCCTAGCAATCGCAATTCTCAATTTCGTCGCAATGCGATTCGTAAATCCATTATTCCTGCATTGGAAAAATTACAACCAGAAGCCATTGCTAATCTGGCACGCAGCGCAAATTTACTTGGTGAAGCGCAAACCTTACTGGATCGATTGGCCACGCAAGATGGCAAAACGATTCTGCATAAAAATAGACTTCAACTTAACCCACTGCTTGCGCTAGCGAAACAGGACTTGCCAGCAGCGAATAATGTCTTGAGATATTGGTTAAAAATCAACGCGCTTGCCATGCCATCACAAGAGCGTCTCTGTGCATGGTGGCGTGATTTAGAAACTGTGCAGCCTAGTGCTCAGCTAGAGTGGGTGCACGATGAGAAGATCATTCGTTTGTGGCGGGGCGTTTTACAGATTGAAGATCTCAAAGCCGGTGAGTGGGTGTTCAAGGCGATTTCTGCCAGAAGCAAGTCTGCTGGCTTGCCAGCTCAATGGGTCATGGATGCGCAGAAAAATGGGCTAATTACGCAAGTAGAGCGATCTGGTGCAGAGAGAATTCAGATCAAGCCCAGTACCCCACGCAAGACCCTCAAGAATCTCTTTCAGGAGGGGAATGTTCCTCCGTGGGAGCGCCAAGCGCCACTACTGTATATCGATGGCGATCTGATTGCCGTGGCAGGGGTGGGCTTGAGTTATCCGCATCTCGTGCATTCTGGCCCTAGGCTGCTACCCGAGTGGCGCCAGAAGGCTTAA
- a CDS encoding ion channel produces MTFQNPLPLLIFYANHIFGEKIDVFIITAILIFSLHSFFILLVANRFQYFVNSSSDSSGKYFRFIVYTIAMLFIMMSHLMDLLYFSYVMDCMKVFSDPLTAFYFVGEMYTTLGYGNYQLGPEWRGLPFVIGFTGLFSASISGAGLFTMLQYLGKSPFNKSQ; encoded by the coding sequence ATGACCTTTCAAAATCCACTGCCACTATTGATATTTTATGCGAACCATATTTTTGGTGAAAAGATTGATGTTTTTATAATTACAGCAATTTTAATTTTTTCTCTGCATAGTTTTTTTATTCTTTTGGTTGCTAATAGGTTTCAATATTTCGTCAATTCATCTTCTGATTCTTCGGGGAAATATTTCAGATTTATCGTCTACACGATTGCAATGCTTTTTATTATGATGTCTCACTTGATGGATCTGCTTTATTTTTCCTATGTCATGGACTGTATGAAAGTATTTTCAGATCCACTAACTGCCTTCTATTTTGTGGGAGAGATGTATACCACTCTTGGTTACGGAAACTATCAGCTTGGCCCTGAGTGGCGCGGACTACCCTTTGTTATCGGATTTACTGGGCTTTTCTCAGCCTCAATTTCAGGGGCTGGATTGTTTACTATGCTCCAATACTTGGGAAAGTCCCCATTTAATAAATCTCAGTAA
- a CDS encoding M48 family metallopeptidase gives MPATIPAPRLVLLKIMTGLAALLFIAGCSTPGQQLANAEIKATTTQELKCGPNSPYLGSYSPNDPPRLSTDTPFDPQNPELSETVALPFLSFLIIEPDPVTKNAVPSDVEKLVKARQFPEAITLINSHIKKSPKNVQLRFLKARIQIEMGDLNQAKKTLIEITQQFPELPEPYNNLAAISASQDKWIEARDYLELALKLRPSYAIASANLGEIYVRLGSQAYENAAESTQLNQRLYTNRAKALMNLISKTNKTPSTIPSTNPPESRSK, from the coding sequence ATGCCCGCAACCATCCCAGCGCCTCGCCTTGTCCTCCTAAAGATCATGACTGGTCTTGCTGCCCTGCTATTTATTGCGGGCTGCAGTACCCCCGGTCAACAGCTTGCTAACGCAGAAATTAAGGCAACTACTACACAGGAACTGAAATGCGGTCCTAATAGCCCCTATTTAGGAAGCTATAGCCCAAATGATCCGCCTAGACTATCGACGGATACACCCTTTGATCCCCAGAACCCAGAACTCTCTGAAACGGTAGCCTTGCCATTTTTATCATTCCTAATTATTGAACCAGATCCCGTCACTAAAAATGCAGTGCCATCGGATGTCGAGAAATTGGTCAAGGCGCGCCAGTTTCCAGAAGCCATCACGCTAATCAATAGCCATATCAAGAAATCACCCAAAAATGTTCAGCTGCGTTTTTTAAAGGCCCGCATCCAAATTGAGATGGGGGATCTGAATCAGGCCAAAAAGACGCTCATTGAAATTACCCAGCAGTTTCCGGAGTTGCCGGAGCCCTATAACAACCTTGCTGCCATTTCAGCAAGTCAAGATAAATGGATTGAAGCGAGAGACTATTTAGAACTCGCCTTAAAGCTGCGCCCAAGCTATGCAATTGCCTCAGCAAATTTGGGCGAGATTTATGTTCGCCTTGGCTCACAAGCTTATGAAAACGCAGCCGAGTCTACTCAGCTGAATCAACGCCTCTATACCAATAGAGCCAAGGCTTTAATGAACCTGATTAGTAAAACGAATAAG
- a CDS encoding acetyl-CoA carboxylase carboxyltransferase subunit alpha has translation MKTTFLDFEQQIAELETKIEELRFVQDESSVDISDEIKTLSEKSQQLTKDVYDNLTPWQVSQVARHPQRPYTLDYVNALFTDFHELHGDRTFADDQSIIGGLARFDGQACMVIGHQKGRDTKERALRNFGMSRPEGYRKAMRLMRLAEKFSIPVFTFVDTPGAFPGIDAEERNQSEAIGRNLYVQAELEVPIIATIIGEGGSGGALAIAMGDVVLMLQNSTYSVISPEGCASILWKTADKASEAAEQLGLTAQRIKALGLIDKIVPEPVGGAHRDYDTMMANMRKALSESLKTFDSMKVDALLERRHERLMSYGKFKEITAKS, from the coding sequence ATGAAAACGACTTTCCTAGATTTTGAGCAACAAATCGCCGAACTAGAAACGAAGATCGAAGAGCTCCGTTTTGTACAAGACGAGTCATCGGTGGATATTTCTGATGAGATCAAAACGCTTTCTGAAAAAAGTCAGCAGCTTACCAAAGACGTTTATGACAATCTCACGCCTTGGCAAGTTTCACAAGTAGCACGTCATCCACAACGTCCTTACACCTTAGATTATGTGAATGCCTTGTTTACTGATTTCCATGAATTGCATGGGGATCGTACTTTTGCAGATGATCAATCGATTATTGGTGGACTAGCACGATTTGATGGCCAGGCTTGTATGGTGATCGGTCACCAAAAGGGCCGCGATACCAAAGAGCGTGCACTGCGCAATTTCGGCATGAGTCGTCCTGAGGGTTATCGTAAGGCCATGCGCCTGATGCGCCTTGCAGAAAAATTTAGTATCCCCGTATTTACCTTTGTAGATACACCGGGAGCATTTCCTGGGATTGATGCAGAAGAGCGCAATCAGTCTGAAGCGATTGGTCGGAACCTTTATGTGCAAGCAGAGTTGGAAGTGCCCATCATTGCCACGATTATTGGTGAAGGAGGCTCTGGCGGAGCCCTAGCAATTGCGATGGGTGATGTTGTATTGATGCTCCAGAACTCCACCTACTCGGTGATTTCCCCTGAAGGTTGCGCGTCGATCTTGTGGAAGACCGCAGATAAAGCTTCTGAAGCTGCTGAACAACTGGGCTTGACTGCCCAAAGAATTAAAGCCTTGGGCTTAATTGATAAGATCGTGCCAGAGCCAGTTGGCGGAGCCCATCGTGACTACGACACCATGATGGCAAACATGCGCAAAGCATTGAGTGAGTCACTGAAAACCTTTGATAGCATGAAAGTAGATGCACTACTTGAACGTCGTCATGAGCGCCTTATGAGTTATGGCAAGTTCAAGGAAATCACAGCCAAGTCCTAA
- a CDS encoding amidohydrolase family protein translates to MTTTIKCLMVTGALISAAAAVAQPAPQSTATLYENVRVFDGVSEKLTAPTNVLVVNNLVKTISSKPIQIPAGTTATVIAGGGRTLMPGLSDAHTHIWLTPPMETLLKGDVKQLNAIAYETAKEMLLNGWTTVRDMAGPVFQLKSDIDAGKVLGPRIYPSGTMITQTSGHGDFSFPEELPRSFGGGLSIGEKLRVSSVVDGRAQVLTATRFNLRNGASQIKLATSGGVSSADDTPTVQEFTSDEIKAAVEAASDFGTYVSVHAYNTTSIRRSVEAGVKVIEHGQLLDEPTVKYLKNKDVWLSTQNFEEFHPPYTPFQIYKEHQVVMGENNVFKWALQNNVKLAWGTDFFFQPDGVVQNIQLAKMTKWMTPARALKMVTHDNAQMFALSGPRNPYTEGKLGVVKEGAYADLLLVDGDPTQNLEIVADPAKNFRVIMKDGKIFKNTL, encoded by the coding sequence ATGACAACAACTATTAAATGCTTGATGGTAACCGGCGCTCTAATCAGCGCAGCGGCTGCAGTTGCGCAACCTGCACCACAATCCACGGCGACCTTGTATGAAAACGTGCGCGTGTTTGATGGCGTGTCTGAAAAACTGACAGCTCCTACAAACGTTTTGGTTGTTAATAACCTAGTAAAAACTATTTCTAGTAAGCCAATTCAGATCCCTGCTGGTACAACAGCAACTGTGATTGCTGGTGGTGGCCGTACTTTAATGCCAGGATTAAGTGATGCCCATACCCATATTTGGTTGACTCCTCCAATGGAGACCCTTCTTAAGGGTGATGTTAAACAGCTCAATGCAATAGCGTATGAGACCGCTAAAGAAATGCTATTAAATGGCTGGACAACCGTACGAGATATGGCGGGGCCGGTATTTCAATTGAAGAGCGACATCGACGCTGGGAAAGTTTTGGGCCCTCGGATTTATCCAAGCGGCACCATGATTACCCAAACATCAGGGCACGGTGATTTTAGTTTTCCTGAGGAACTGCCACGTAGCTTTGGTGGCGGCCTATCTATTGGTGAGAAGCTACGTGTTTCATCTGTTGTTGATGGACGCGCTCAAGTGCTGACTGCCACAAGATTTAATTTACGCAATGGCGCATCCCAAATTAAATTAGCTACTAGTGGTGGTGTTTCTTCAGCTGATGACACTCCAACTGTACAAGAATTTACCTCTGACGAAATTAAGGCGGCAGTTGAAGCAGCCTCTGATTTTGGTACTTATGTTTCAGTTCATGCCTATAACACCACTTCAATTCGTCGCTCGGTTGAGGCGGGCGTGAAGGTAATTGAGCATGGTCAATTGCTTGATGAGCCAACTGTTAAGTACTTAAAAAACAAAGACGTATGGTTGAGCACCCAAAACTTTGAAGAGTTTCATCCGCCATACACTCCATTTCAGATCTACAAAGAACATCAGGTTGTAATGGGTGAAAACAACGTATTCAAATGGGCACTGCAGAACAACGTTAAATTAGCTTGGGGTACAGATTTCTTCTTCCAGCCTGATGGAGTGGTTCAGAACATCCAGTTGGCCAAAATGACTAAATGGATGACGCCAGCTCGCGCTCTGAAGATGGTGACCCATGACAATGCGCAGATGTTTGCTTTATCTGGTCCTCGCAACCCATACACAGAAGGAAAATTGGGCGTAGTTAAAGAGGGTGCTTACGCGGATTTGCTTTTAGTGGATGGTGACCCAACGCAAAACCTAGAGATCGTTGCAGATCCCGCTAAAAACTTCCGAGTAATTATGAAAGATGGCAAGATCTTTAAAAATACTCTGTGA
- the cysS gene encoding cysteine--tRNA ligase, with product MLQIYNTLSRSKQVFKPIVPGKVKMYVCGMTVYDFCHIGHARVMIVFDMVVRWLRASGYEVQYVRNITDIDDKIINRAVENGEPISALTNRFIAAMHADSDALGLMHPDQEPRATDYIQQMQGMIGKLIEHELAYQVDDGDVNFAVRLLPRYGQLSGKSLDELNAGERVAIIGGKRDPLDFVLWKSAKPEEPADTRWASPWGVGRPGWHIECSAMSCDLLGDHFDIHGGGADLQFPHHENEIAQSEGALYGQQRKEDDAPFVNYWMHNGHIRVNEEKMSKSLGNFFLIRDVLKSFDAEVIRFFMLKAHYRSPINYSDAQLEEARSGLVRLYTALAHAPSQVMTLDPQNPWAQRFAQAMNDDFNTPEAIAVLFELASEVNRAQGDNKQQLAGVLKSLGGILNFLQRDPTQFLQSDIKDEGGLSATQIEEQISQRVAAKQAKDFAQADLIRKTLLEQGVVLEDKPGGVTEWRRA from the coding sequence ATGCTGCAAATCTATAACACCCTTTCCCGTTCAAAACAGGTCTTTAAGCCCATAGTGCCTGGGAAGGTGAAGATGTATGTCTGCGGAATGACGGTTTACGACTTCTGCCACATAGGCCATGCCAGGGTCATGATCGTGTTTGATATGGTGGTTCGCTGGTTGCGTGCCAGTGGCTATGAGGTGCAGTATGTGCGCAATATTACCGATATCGACGACAAGATTATTAACAGAGCGGTTGAAAATGGTGAACCTATTTCAGCTTTGACCAATCGCTTTATTGCTGCCATGCATGCCGACTCAGATGCATTGGGCTTGATGCATCCCGATCAAGAGCCTCGGGCTACAGATTACATCCAGCAAATGCAAGGCATGATTGGCAAGCTGATTGAACATGAATTGGCTTATCAAGTCGATGATGGCGATGTCAATTTCGCAGTGCGCTTGTTACCTCGTTATGGACAACTCTCTGGAAAATCTTTGGATGAGCTCAATGCGGGAGAGCGCGTAGCCATTATCGGTGGCAAACGTGACCCTTTGGATTTTGTCTTGTGGAAAAGTGCCAAGCCTGAAGAGCCTGCCGATACCCGATGGGCATCACCATGGGGCGTAGGTCGTCCAGGCTGGCATATAGAGTGCTCAGCCATGTCATGCGATTTGCTAGGCGATCATTTTGATATTCATGGTGGCGGTGCAGATTTGCAATTTCCCCATCATGAGAACGAGATTGCTCAAAGTGAGGGCGCCTTATACGGTCAACAGCGCAAAGAGGACGATGCTCCCTTTGTGAACTACTGGATGCACAACGGACATATTCGGGTCAATGAAGAAAAGATGTCAAAGTCTTTGGGCAATTTTTTCTTGATTCGGGATGTGCTCAAAAGCTTTGATGCAGAAGTTATCCGCTTTTTTATGCTGAAAGCGCATTACCGTAGTCCTATTAATTACAGCGATGCCCAGCTAGAAGAGGCTCGCTCTGGTTTGGTAAGGCTTTACACGGCACTGGCTCATGCACCGAGCCAAGTGATGACACTTGATCCACAGAATCCTTGGGCCCAGCGTTTTGCGCAGGCAATGAATGATGATTTCAATACTCCAGAGGCAATTGCAGTCCTCTTTGAGTTGGCTAGTGAAGTAAACCGTGCACAAGGTGATAACAAACAACAGCTCGCTGGCGTCCTGAAGTCTCTTGGCGGCATTTTAAATTTCTTGCAGCGTGACCCTACTCAATTTTTGCAATCAGACATCAAAGATGAGGGCGGCTTAAGCGCTACTCAAATTGAGGAGCAGATTTCCCAGCGGGTTGCTGCTAAACAAGCAAAAGACTTTGCTCAAGCTGACTTGATACGTAAAACCTTGTTAGAACAAGGCGTGGTATTGGAAGACAAGCCAGGTGGTGTGACTGAATGGCGAAGAGCGTAG
- a CDS encoding DNA-3-methyladenine glycosylase yields MAKSVVAAVKEKPLFEAVAPDYWEQACRELMKQDRILKKLIPKYGSGFLVTRGDAFTTLARAIVGQQISVAAAQAVWDRVVIASKKKIHPKNILALTVEELRAAGLSGRKVEYIRDLADHFDSGRLHANQWKDMDDESVIKELSDIRGIGRWTAEMFLIFNMVRPNILPLDDVGLIKAISLNYFSGEPVSRHEAREVAANWAPWRTVATWYMWRSIDPIPVEY; encoded by the coding sequence ATGGCGAAGAGCGTAGTGGCGGCCGTAAAAGAAAAGCCTCTCTTTGAAGCAGTCGCTCCAGATTACTGGGAACAGGCTTGTCGCGAGCTCATGAAACAAGATCGCATTCTTAAAAAATTGATTCCAAAATACGGCTCTGGATTTTTAGTCACTCGTGGCGATGCATTCACAACATTAGCGCGTGCCATTGTGGGGCAGCAAATTTCAGTAGCAGCTGCCCAAGCCGTTTGGGATAGGGTGGTGATTGCAAGTAAGAAAAAAATTCATCCTAAAAATATCCTCGCCTTAACTGTTGAAGAATTACGTGCGGCGGGTTTATCTGGTCGTAAGGTGGAATACATCCGTGATTTGGCGGACCATTTCGATTCTGGCCGCTTGCATGCCAATCAGTGGAAAGACATGGATGATGAGAGCGTGATTAAGGAGTTAAGCGATATTCGGGGAATTGGACGCTGGACAGCCGAAATGTTCTTGATTTTCAACATGGTGCGCCCAAATATCCTCCCTCTGGATGACGTGGGCCTCATCAAGGCGATTTCCCTCAATTACTTTAGTGGAGAGCCTGTCAGTCGCCATGAAGCCCGTGAGGTGGCTGCTAATTGGGCCCCGTGGCGAACGGTTGCCACCTGGTATATGTGGAGAAGTATCGACCCCATACCGGTTGAATATTAA